A genomic stretch from Dama dama isolate Ldn47 chromosome 10, ASM3311817v1, whole genome shotgun sequence includes:
- the SOCS1 gene encoding suppressor of cytokine signaling 1 isoform X2, which yields MVAHNQVAADNAISTAAEPRRRPESSSSSSSSSSTSSPSSAAPARLRPCPAAPAPAPGDTHFRTFRSHAEYRRITRASALLDACGFYWGPLSVHGAHERLRAEPVGTFLVRDSRQRNCFFALSVKMASGPTSIRVHFQAGRFHLDGSRESFDCLFELLEHYVAAPRRMLGAPLRQRRVRPLQELCRQRIVATVGRENLARIPLNPVLRDYLSSFPFQI from the coding sequence ATGGTAGCACACAACCAGGTGGCAGCCGACAATGCAATCTCCACGGCAGCAGAGCCCAGACGGCGGCCAgagtcttcctcctcctcctcctcctcctcttccacctCCTCGCCCTCGTCCGCGGCCCCGGCGCGCCTGCGGCCCTGCCCGgccgccccggccccggccccgggcgATACGCACTTCCGCACGTTCCGCTCGCACGCCGAGTACCGGCGCATCACCCGCGCCAGCGCGCTCCTCGACGCCTGCGGCTTCTACTGGGGGCCCCTGAGCGTGCACGGAGCGCACGAGCGGCTGCGCGCCGAGCCCGTGGGCACCTTCCTGGTGCGCGACAGCCGACAGAGGAACTGCTTCTTCGCCCTCAGCGTGAAGATGGCCTCGGGCCCCACGAGCATCCGCGTGCACTTCCAGGCCGGCCGCTTCCACCTGGACGGCAGCCGCGAGAGCTTCGACTGCCTCTTCGAGCTGCTGGAGCACTACGTGGCGGCGCCGCGCCGCATGCTGGGGGCCCCGCTGCGCCAGCGCCGCGTGCGGCCGCTGCAGGAGCTGTGCCGCCAGCGCATCGTGGCCACCGTGGGCCGCGAGAACCTGGCGCGCATCCCCCTCAACCCCGTCCTTCGCGACTACCTGAGCTCCTTCCCCTTCCAGATCTGA
- the SOCS1 gene encoding suppressor of cytokine signaling 1 isoform X1: MRRRPSRGSGTRWAGRWRQQSRGVPAHPRTLWPTPPAGPACRMVAHNQVAADNAISTAAEPRRRPESSSSSSSSSSTSSPSSAAPARLRPCPAAPAPAPGDTHFRTFRSHAEYRRITRASALLDACGFYWGPLSVHGAHERLRAEPVGTFLVRDSRQRNCFFALSVKMASGPTSIRVHFQAGRFHLDGSRESFDCLFELLEHYVAAPRRMLGAPLRQRRVRPLQELCRQRIVATVGRENLARIPLNPVLRDYLSSFPFQI, translated from the exons ATGCGGAGGCGGCCATCTAGAGGCTCCGGGACGAGGTGGGCAGGGCGATGGAGGCAGCAGTCCCGAGGGGTCCCAG CGCACCCCCGGACGCTATGGCCCACCCCTCCGGCCGGCCCTGCGTGTAGGATGGTAGCACACAACCAGGTGGCAGCCGACAATGCAATCTCCACGGCAGCAGAGCCCAGACGGCGGCCAgagtcttcctcctcctcctcctcctcctcttccacctCCTCGCCCTCGTCCGCGGCCCCGGCGCGCCTGCGGCCCTGCCCGgccgccccggccccggccccgggcgATACGCACTTCCGCACGTTCCGCTCGCACGCCGAGTACCGGCGCATCACCCGCGCCAGCGCGCTCCTCGACGCCTGCGGCTTCTACTGGGGGCCCCTGAGCGTGCACGGAGCGCACGAGCGGCTGCGCGCCGAGCCCGTGGGCACCTTCCTGGTGCGCGACAGCCGACAGAGGAACTGCTTCTTCGCCCTCAGCGTGAAGATGGCCTCGGGCCCCACGAGCATCCGCGTGCACTTCCAGGCCGGCCGCTTCCACCTGGACGGCAGCCGCGAGAGCTTCGACTGCCTCTTCGAGCTGCTGGAGCACTACGTGGCGGCGCCGCGCCGCATGCTGGGGGCCCCGCTGCGCCAGCGCCGCGTGCGGCCGCTGCAGGAGCTGTGCCGCCAGCGCATCGTGGCCACCGTGGGCCGCGAGAACCTGGCGCGCATCCCCCTCAACCCCGTCCTTCGCGACTACCTGAGCTCCTTCCCCTTCCAGATCTGA